In a genomic window of Scyliorhinus torazame isolate Kashiwa2021f chromosome 5, sScyTor2.1, whole genome shotgun sequence:
- the LOC140421493 gene encoding uncharacterized protein → MEGKSIAHGGEKPYMCCVCGQGFARSSGLTSHKCSHTEEKPWKCADCGKGFTSPSKLEIHRRSHTGERPFTCSKCGKGFTQSSGLSTHQRVHTGERPFTCSECGKGFAISSNLQQHQRIHTVERPFQCPDCGKCKKSSVELIRHQRVHTDERPFRCSHCGTGFRQSSHLTVHQRVHTGKRPFTCTQCGKGFTQLSDLQKHQRIHTGERPFTCSKCGKGFAQSTHLQTHQRVHTRERPFTCSQCEKGFTQSSDLQKHQRIHTGERPFTCSKCGKAFAQSSHLQTHQRVHTGERPFTCSKCGKGFTTSSNLVTHQRGHK, encoded by the coding sequence atggaaggaaaaagcatcgctcatggtggggagaaaccgtacatgtgttgtgtgtgtggacaaggattcgctcgatcatcaggcctcacaagccacaaatgcagtcacactgaggagaaaccgtggaaatgtgcggactgtgggaaaggattcacttccccatccaagctggaaattcatcgacgcagtcacactggggagagaccattcacctgctccaagtgtgggaagggattcactcagtcatccggcctgtccacacaccagcgagttcacactggggagagaccattcacctgttcagagtgtgggaagggatttgctatttcatccaacctgcagcagcaccagcgaattcacactgttgagaggccgtttcaatgtccagactgcgggaagtgcaagAAAAGTTCTGTTGAACTGatccgccatcaacgtgttcacactgatgagagaccattcaggtgctctcactgtgggactgggttcaggcaatcatctcacctcactgtacatcagcgagttcacactggcaaGAGGCCATTTACTtgcactcaatgtgggaagggattcactcagctgtCCGacttgcagaaacaccagcgaattcacactggggagaggccattcacctgctccaagtgtgggaagggattcgctcaatcaacccacctgcagacacaccagcgagttcatactagagagagaccattcacctgctctcaatgtgagaagggattcactcagtcatctgacttgcagaagcaccagcgaattcacactggggagaggccattcacctgctccaagtgtgggaaggcattcgcgCAAtcatctcacctgcagacacaccagcgagttcacactggggagaggccattcacctgctccaagtgtgggaagggattcaccacttcatccaacCTGGTGACACACCAGcgtggccacaagtaa